The Faecalibacter bovis genome includes the window AAGAGAATCTAGTCACGCCATTCATGAAGGTAACGGGAAATCTCTTTGGTTTAAATTAATGTTTTACTTCATGTTATTTGTAGTAGGAAGTTTAATTTATCGTGGATATGTTTTATACTCAACGAATGATTATTTATTCCGCTCGTTTTTAAATGAAGATGCGCCAGAAATGCCTCAGTGGTATCCAATTACAACGTTGGTTTTATCAATTTTAGCATTGGTTGGATTGTTTTTAACGTATGCGTTCAAAAAAATAGGTCCAATCTTAGTTGTAGCAACTTTATTTATTTCTGCAACAGTTCAGCCAGAATTTATGGCAGACGGAACCTTATATACATTGTTTGCGTTATTCGTATTCATTGGATACGGTTTAGCAGTAATTTATCCTTATTGGCATAAATTTAAATAGAAATATATTTTCAAAAGAAAAACACCTTTCAAACGAAAGGTGTTTTTTTTATTTAATAATAATTCTTAATTATTTTTTCATTTTAATTAAAAATTTTACCTAGATATTTTCTATGTTGAAAATCCAATTATCTTTGTTAAAGGAAAAAATATAAAACAAACAGAATTATGGAGTGTATCTCGGTTTTCGATATGCTAAAGATTGGTATTGGCCCATCAAGTTCACATACTTTAGGTCCATGGCGTGCTGCTGAACGTTTTATAAAAGAAATAAAAGCTGCAAATATTTTTAATAATGTCAATAAAATAAAAGTTGACCTATACGGTTCATTATCATTAACTGGTAAAGGTCACGCAACAGATTTTGCAGTCATGTTAGGCTTGTCAGGCGCTGATCCTGAGTATATTCCTGTAGAGGATATATCTAATGTTATAGATCAAATTAAAATAACAAATTTATTAAAATTTGGAAATGAAATAGATATTAGTTTCAATCCAGAAACCGATATTGTATTTAATAGAAATTTTTTACCGTTTCATGCAAATGGTTTAAAATTTACTGCATTTACAGATGATCAAGTTATAGAATCTGTATTTTATTCAATTGGGGGTGGTTTTGTTACAAAGGAAGAAGATGATAATAATATTACATCAGACCAAGGAACATTCCCATACTTATTCAATAATTCAAATGAGTTATTAGAGTTTTGTAATCAACAAAACAAATCTATTTCTGAAATCATGTTTGAAAATGAAAAATCATTAAGAACTGAAGAAGAAATTGATCGTGAATTAATGCGCATTTGGAACACGATGTTAGAATGTATGTACATTGGTTGCCATACAGAAGGGATTTTACCTGGAGGTTTGAATGTAAAACGTCGTGCTTATGATATGCATCTAAATTTAAAAGGTGCATTACCTTACGAAACGCCACAGGAATGGTTACAAACTATTCGTAAAACAAAAGTGTATTTCCGCCAAATCCTTAAATGGGTTTCTTGCTTTGCATTAGCCGTTAATGAAGTAAATGCTTCATTAGGTCGTGTTGTTACAGCACCTACAAACGGAAGTTCAGGAGTTATACCTGCTGTTTTGATGTATTATTTAGTAATTGAAAATCACAAAGCAGGTGAGAAGGAAATTAAACAATTTCTAACGACTGCTGGTGTTATAGGTTCAATTTTCAAAAAAGGAGCAACAATCTCAGCAGCGATGGGAGGTTGTCAAGCAGAAATTGGAGTATCTTCTGCAATGGCAGCAGCAGCTTTATGTGAATTGATGGGTGGAACACCTGCGCAGGTTACTATGGCAGCAGAAATTGCAATGGAACACCATTTAGGATTAACGTGTGATCCGATTGGTGGTTTGGTTCAAATTCCTTGTATAGAACGTAACACAATGGGAGCTATTAAAGCGATTAATGCGGCTGAACTTGCTCTTGATACAGATCCTTTAAATGCAAAAGTACCATTAGATAAAGTTGTAAATACAATGTGGGAAACAGCGAAGGATATGAATAATAAATACAAAGAAACTTCTGAAGGAGGTTTAGCAGTTGCAGTAAATATTGCAGATTGTTAATTTTTGCTCAGAAATCATATAAAGTTAGGGAATATAGAAAATAGTTTTTTAATTCAAATATATTCCTTAACTTTGCACAGCTTTACATAAGGGTAAAGTACGGATGTAAAAGAATTCATTTAGGGATTTTTCGGCTGCTCAGCCATTTAATTTTATTCTTTCATATCTGTTGGTTATAATATAATATTAAAATAAACCGAGATATGAAAAACATAAATGAATTTTCATGCTCGGTCAATTATCTAACATGATTACATTCAAAGAATTAGGTCTTCAAGAAAACATTTTAACTGCAATTGAGGCGATGGGATTCGTTACTCCATCTCCAATTCAAGAAAAAGCAATTCCACAAATTTTAACTTCTGATCAAGACGTTATTGCTTTAGCACAAACAGGTACAGGAAAAACTGCTGCGTTTGGATTACCAATCTTAAACAACTTAGACAGTTCATCTCAATCAGTTCAAGCTATCGTATTATGTCCTACTCGTGAGTTATGTTTACAAATTGCAAAAGAGTTAGAATCTTTTTCTGCAAACATGAAAGGGGTACGTATCCAAGCAGTTTATGGAGGTGCTGATATCTCTAAACAAATTAAAGGTTTAAAAGATAATCCACAAATCGTTGTTGGTACACCTGGACGTACAATGGATTTAATTAAACGTAAGGCTTTAAAAATTCACGATATCACATGGACAGTTTTAGATGAAGCTGACGAAATGTTAAACATGGGATTCCGTGATGAAATCGATTCTATTTTAGAGACTACACCAGAAGAAAAACAAACTTTATTATTTTCTGCTACAATGCCAAGCGAAGTTCGTCGTATTGCATCAGAATACATGCACAACCCGATTGAAATCGCAGTTTCTAAAGTTAACACAGCATCTAAAAACATCGAACACCAAGTTTTCTTAGTTCGTGCTTCAGATCGTTACTTAGCTTTAAAACGTTTAGCAGATTATTACCCAAATATTTACGGTATTGTTTTCTGTAGAACTCGTCGCGAAGCGAAAGAAGTTGCAGACAAATTAATGCAAGATGGTTATAATGCAGATGCATTACACGGAGATTTATCGCAATCTCAACGTGATCACGTAATGGAGAAATTCCGTAACCAAAATATCCAAATCTTAGTTGCGACTGACGTTGCTGCTCGTGGTATTGACGTAAACGAATTAACTCACGTAATTAACTACAACTTACCAGATGATCCAGAAGTTTATGTTCACCGTTCAGGTCGTACAGGACGTGCTGGTAACAAAGGGATTTCTATCATTATCTCTAACAACCGTGAAGGACGTAAGATTAAAGAATTAGAAAGAATTATCTCTTCTAAAATCGAGCAAAAAAATGTTCCTTCAGGACAAGAAATTTGTGAAAAACGTTTATTCAACTTAATGGAGAAAATCCAAAATATTGAAGTAAACGAAGAGCAAATTGAGCCTTACATGGCAACAGTTAATGAAAAATTAGCAGATTTAGATCGTGATGATTTATTAAAGCGTTTCGTTACTGTAGAATTTAATTCATTCTTAGAATACTACAAGGATTCTAAAGACATCAATACAGATTCTAATGATAGAGAAAGAGGTGATCGTACAGATCGTCGTCGTGGAGGAAGAGATTTCACACGTTTCTTTATTAACATTGGACAAAAACAAAACTTACGTGTTCCTAACTTAATTGGTTTAATTAACGAACAAACACGTAACCGTAACATCGAAATCGGAAAAATTGAAATCTTACGTAATTTCTCTTTCTTCGAAGTTGATACACAATTCGAATCATTAGTAATGGAATCATTTGCTAATTCTCAACGTGATGGTGTTGATTTAGATGTTCAAATTTCTAAACCAGAGCCAGGTCGTGACGGAGGATCTCGTGGAGGTGATCGTCGTGGAGGCGGAGGTTTCCGTGGTGGTGATCGTCGTGGAGGATCTCGTGATGGTGATCGTCGCGGAGGATCTCGTGATGGAGGATTCCGTGGATCTCGTGATGGAGGATCTCGTGGAGGTGAACGCCGTGAAGGTGGATCTCGCGATGGAGGATTCCGTGGTTCTCGTGATGGAGGATCTCGTGGAGGTGAACGCCGTGAAGGTGGATCTCGCGATGGAGGATTCCGTGGTTCTCGTGATGGAGGATCTCGTGGAGGTGAACGCCGTGAAGGAGGTTTCCGTGGAGGACGTAATAGAGATTAATCTCTAATTATATAAATTTATTAAAGATGGCTTTATTAATAAAGCCATCTTTTTTTATTATAATATGTTGTGATAAAGAATAATTATTATATTTATTATTCAAAATCGCAAAATAAATGATAGAATTACAATTATTTACAACTATTAGGGACAAAATAGATAGTGAGGATTATAAGGATCTGCACAATATTCCACTTTCTAAACCTAAATATTTTAATTGGGTTAGAGATGTTTTTGAACCTTATAATGTTCAGCAATTAGGTAATCAAATTGGATTAATTTGGAGGTATAATAATTTAGAAGAGAAATTTACATTTAAAGAATTATCAAATCTAAGTAATCAATTTTTAAATTATTTAAGAAAAAATGGAGTAGGGGAAGGTGATAAAATGATTTCTCAAATTCCATTGTTGCCATGCTCATGGATTAGTTATTTAGCATCTATTAAAGGAGGATTAATAATTATACCAGCAGCAGTTACATTAGAAGAACGAGATTTAAAATTCCGTTTTGAGTCTGCTTTTCCAAAGGTAGCATTAGCTGATCAAGCAAATGCTGAGAAAATTGATAAAGCAGAATCATATTTCGAAGATAAAATAAAAATCAAAATAATTTCTGAAGGTACAAGGGATGGATGGGTTTCCCTTGAAGATGTATTTGTAGGAGATACATCAGCGGAAGCAGCAAATACAAAAGCGGATGATAATTTATTTTATTTTTTTACTTCTGGAACTACGGGAATGCCAAAAGTTGTTGTTCATACGCATTATTCTTACCCATTTGGCTCATTCACAACATCGTCTTGGGTTGGAATGAAAAAAGGTGATGTTCATTATAATATATCGCAACCAGGTTGGGCGAAATTCTTTTGGAGTTCATTTTTTGCACCATGGAATATG containing:
- a CDS encoding L-serine ammonia-lyase codes for the protein MECISVFDMLKIGIGPSSSHTLGPWRAAERFIKEIKAANIFNNVNKIKVDLYGSLSLTGKGHATDFAVMLGLSGADPEYIPVEDISNVIDQIKITNLLKFGNEIDISFNPETDIVFNRNFLPFHANGLKFTAFTDDQVIESVFYSIGGGFVTKEEDDNNITSDQGTFPYLFNNSNELLEFCNQQNKSISEIMFENEKSLRTEEEIDRELMRIWNTMLECMYIGCHTEGILPGGLNVKRRAYDMHLNLKGALPYETPQEWLQTIRKTKVYFRQILKWVSCFALAVNEVNASLGRVVTAPTNGSSGVIPAVLMYYLVIENHKAGEKEIKQFLTTAGVIGSIFKKGATISAAMGGCQAEIGVSSAMAAAALCELMGGTPAQVTMAAEIAMEHHLGLTCDPIGGLVQIPCIERNTMGAIKAINAAELALDTDPLNAKVPLDKVVNTMWETAKDMNNKYKETSEGGLAVAVNIADC
- a CDS encoding DEAD/DEAH box helicase, translated to MITFKELGLQENILTAIEAMGFVTPSPIQEKAIPQILTSDQDVIALAQTGTGKTAAFGLPILNNLDSSSQSVQAIVLCPTRELCLQIAKELESFSANMKGVRIQAVYGGADISKQIKGLKDNPQIVVGTPGRTMDLIKRKALKIHDITWTVLDEADEMLNMGFRDEIDSILETTPEEKQTLLFSATMPSEVRRIASEYMHNPIEIAVSKVNTASKNIEHQVFLVRASDRYLALKRLADYYPNIYGIVFCRTRREAKEVADKLMQDGYNADALHGDLSQSQRDHVMEKFRNQNIQILVATDVAARGIDVNELTHVINYNLPDDPEVYVHRSGRTGRAGNKGISIIISNNREGRKIKELERIISSKIEQKNVPSGQEICEKRLFNLMEKIQNIEVNEEQIEPYMATVNEKLADLDRDDLLKRFVTVEFNSFLEYYKDSKDINTDSNDRERGDRTDRRRGGRDFTRFFINIGQKQNLRVPNLIGLINEQTRNRNIEIGKIEILRNFSFFEVDTQFESLVMESFANSQRDGVDLDVQISKPEPGRDGGSRGGDRRGGGGFRGGDRRGGSRDGDRRGGSRDGGFRGSRDGGSRGGERREGGSRDGGFRGSRDGGSRGGERREGGSRDGGFRGSRDGGSRGGERREGGFRGGRNRD